The DNA region GCGCGCTCCTTTTGTTCAGGTGGCATATTCGCCCATTTTTCAGCACCTTTGCTCAGTTTTTCTTGTCGATGAGGAGGTAGTTCATTCCAACGGTCTTTGATGCCACTTAGGGTTTGCTGTTGCTGTTCATTTAAGTCATCCCAAGCAATGCCTTCTGCCATTGCTTTTTTTGGGGATAAAGCTAGGCAAAGTAATAATGTTAATCCCATTACAAGATGGTGATGTTTGATAGATAGATTCATTTTTTGTTACCTCCTGCAGGTGCGGCCATGTCAGAGTTTTGTTTATTATTTTGTTTTACAGTATTAGTTTTCACGGCGTTAATTCTTTGAGGCTTAGCCTGCTTTTGTTCCAGTTCTGTTAGCGCAGCCTCCAGCATGCTGTCATCATCTATTTCGCCAAGCAGTTCGATTAAATCTAAAGGCGGGGTCGATTCTGCTAGTGCAGGCGTGTTGTAGCTTAAGGCTGAGAGTAATAGTAAGCTGTAGCTTGATAACTTAAACGGCATTATCTGTATCCTCGGTTGCCAATACTTCTTCCATCCACACATAAAAATCTGGGTCAGTTGCAGTTTCTAAATCTTCTGCATGCGTGAGTAGCTCTAGCATTGCGGTTTGCTCATATAGATCATGATTGACGCTTTGTTGCGTCGCAATGAGTTGTGCTGAATCATCAATACTATCAGGGCTGTAAACTACCAGCACGGTCAGCAAAGCACATAATGCAAACGCACCTGCTGGTATCCATGTATTCAAAACCAATCTATTTGAAACATGAGTATTTGATATCCAGGCATTGAAATTTAATCGCGATTTTGAGCGCTGCTTCTCAAGTGCTTTTTTGCGAATAGACGTTAGGGCTTGTTGCGTTTCATTATCAAGCGCATAAACGCTTGCATCCAAGTTGGCTTTTACTTTGGTTTCAAATTTTGATGGCTCGATTCTCATTGGTAATCCTCTAGCTTTTCACGTAGCTTTTCTAATGCTCGCGCATAATGTGTTTTTACACTGCTCGTAGAGCATTGCATGATGTGTGCAGTTTCGTTGATATCTAAACCTTCCCACACGCGAAGTAAAAATACTTGTTGTTGTCGCAAGGGTAGTGCACTTAATGCCGTGTTTAAGCCTGTCATGAACTGCGTGTCCTGTAGTTTAATGTCAGGTTCATGGTTGGTATCAATTGGGTGTTGTGCTAGCGTATCCTCAACTACTTCATCTTCGTCGTCACTCCAGCTCAGCCAACTTCTAAAGCGGTTGCGTACAGACTGCCTGCGATGCCAATCCAGAATACGGCTATTCAGTATGCTGTAAAACAAGGCTTTCCATTCGGTAGCTTGATGATGACTGTATTTCTGCACCAATTTCATCATGGTGTCTTGTACTATTTCTAGTGCGTCATCACGGTTACCAGTGGCTATTTGTGCCATGCGAAAAGCGCGACCTTCAATATCCGCTAGAAAATGATCCATGCTGAAATACTGTTTATCGAAATCGCGCTCCATCGGCATATTATAGTCGCTGACGTTATTTACGATTAGCGCGATGGTCTAGACGGTTGTTGATACGTTCACCTTTTCTGTCGTAATGATTGTCGATACGATCACCACGTTTATCTAAATGTTGATCAACACGGTCACCTTTACGTTCTAAATGGTTAGCGCGCTTTTCATGTCCGTTTTCATGTGCTTTGTCGGCTTTAGCATCAAGATTGCGCTCAATTCTATCGCCACGATTATCCAAGCGCTGTTCAATGCGATCACCTTTGTTATCTAGGCGACGTTCAATGCGATCACCACGTTTGTCTAAATTTACTTTAGTGTTGGTTGTATCGTCGGCCATGACTGATGCTGATGCAAGTAAAGTGAACAAAGTAACCGTAATTGATAATGCGTTTTTCATGATGATTTCCTTATCTTGTTTTGTTGGATTTTTATTGCGGAACACAAGTTAAGTGTTCTTAGTATACAAAACGCAGTCGTTATTTGTTTGACGACAAGCCAGATAAAAAATATTTTTTCAATTAAAATAGCAATATGCAAAATATTCCAGAAATAAAACCTAATCAATCTGTTGAGCTGCTTAAAGCGCTACATATCCTCACGCGTGACGGTAAGCTTAATCAAGATAGCCGTCGTAAACTCAAGCAGGTTTATCACTTGGTGAATTTTATTGAGCCTTTGTTCAATGATGTCTTAACGCATAACGCTAATCCTGTTTTGGTAGATCACGGTGCTGGTAAGTCTTACCTTGGTTTTATTTTATATGACTTGTTGCTTAAGCAACTGGATGCCGGCGAAGTAGTTGGCATTGAAACGCGTGCGGAGTTAGTCGCTAAATCCAAAGACCTTGCACAGCAACTTAATTTTGCACGCATGCGCTTTGAGCACTTAACGGTAGAAGACTCTATCAGCTCAAACGTGATTCCACATAAAGTGGATATCGTTACGGCTTTACATGCATGCAATACTGCAACCGATGATGCGATTCAATTTGCACTAAAAAAACAAGCAAAATATATGGTGTTAGTGCCATGCTGCCAAGCGGAAGTAGCCGAAGTATTAAGGCAGCATAAAAATGAAAGTTTTGGTAAAACCTCTTTAAGTGAAATCTGGCGCCATCCGATTCATACGCGTGAGTTTGGTAGCCAAATTACCAATGTGTTACGTTGTTTACAGCTGGAAGCCGCAGGCTACAGTGTGACAGTGACAGAGTTGGTAGGGTGGGAACACTCCATGAAAAATGAGTTAATCATTGCCAAATACACTGGCC from Methylotenera sp. L2L1 includes:
- a CDS encoding RNA polymerase sigma factor yields the protein MPMERDFDKQYFSMDHFLADIEGRAFRMAQIATGNRDDALEIVQDTMMKLVQKYSHHQATEWKALFYSILNSRILDWHRRQSVRNRFRSWLSWSDDEDEVVEDTLAQHPIDTNHEPDIKLQDTQFMTGLNTALSALPLRQQQVFLLRVWEGLDINETAHIMQCSTSSVKTHYARALEKLREKLEDYQ
- a CDS encoding DUF3106 domain-containing protein, producing the protein MNLSIKHHHLVMGLTLLLCLALSPKKAMAEGIAWDDLNEQQQQTLSGIKDRWNELPPHRQEKLSKGAEKWANMPPEQKERAKENITRFKNLSPEDKALVKEHMQKFRQLPAEKRKALRERWNKMSPEQKERFKSRIRNMSPEQRQELREKIKERKLEHAQ
- a CDS encoding class I SAM-dependent methyltransferase, which translates into the protein MQNIPEIKPNQSVELLKALHILTRDGKLNQDSRRKLKQVYHLVNFIEPLFNDVLTHNANPVLVDHGAGKSYLGFILYDLLLKQLDAGEVVGIETRAELVAKSKDLAQQLNFARMRFEHLTVEDSISSNVIPHKVDIVTALHACNTATDDAIQFALKKQAKYMVLVPCCQAEVAEVLRQHKNESFGKTSLSEIWRHPIHTREFGSQITNVLRCLQLEAAGYSVTVTELVGWEHSMKNELIIAKYTGQPRKNAAERIATILEELNLEIMRSRFLTQ